Below is a genomic region from Pyrinomonadaceae bacterium.
GGGCGGGGCATGCACGGTGAAGGCAGCAATCGCTCAGGCAAAGAGGGCGGCGATGCCATCGTTCGCGTGCCGCTGGGCACACAGATCTTTGATCCGCAAACGAACGAGTTGTTCTGCGACCTGCAGGAAGATGGCGCGCGTTGGCTGGCGGCGCGTGGCGGACGCGGTGGATTCGGCAACGCGCACTTTGCGACTTCGACTAATCGCGCGCCGCGTTATCACCAGGAAGGCAGTCCGGGCGAAGAATTCGAGTTTCAGCTTGAGCTGAAATTGCTCGCTGATGTTGGCCTCGTCGGGTTCCCGAACGCCGGAAAGTCAACGTTCATTTCGGTCGTGTCGGCGGCGCACCCGAAGATTGCCGACTATCCGTTTACGACTTTGGAGCCGCATCTCGGCGTGGTTGATTTGGGTGACTTTCGCACGTTCGTCATCGCCGACATTCCCGGGTTGATCGAAGGCGCGCACGAAGGGCACGGTCTCGGCGATCGGTTTCTGCGGCACGTCGAACGAACAAAGTTGCTGCTGCACCTGGTTGATGTTTCGTCAGCGTCCGGCCGGGATTCGGTCAGCGACTACGAAGTGATCAATCGTGAACTGGAAGCTTACGATGAGCAGCTTGGGGAACGGGCGCAATTCGTCGTGGCCACAAAAATGGATGCGCTCGACGATCCTTCGCGGCTCGAAAGATTACGGGAACGCGCCCAGCAGGATGGCCGGCCGTTCTTTGCTATTTCCGCGGTTGCCGGGACTGGCGTGCGCGAGTTGTTATCGGCGATCGCGCGCGAGCTTGAGGAAATGCGCGCGAATGTGAACACTGACCGGCCGTATCACGCGGACGAATCGCTGCTGGTTAGCAGCAGTGCGACGCGGTTCTGAATTAGTACGGCGTGCGCAGGCTTTTGCATCAGTGATGGAAGCGAAACGCGCAGCGATTTACGGCGGCACGTTTGATCCGTTGCACAACGGCCACCTGAAAGTGGCCCGCCGCGTGCAGAAGTTGTTCGGGCTCGACGAATTATTTTTTGTTCCGGCGTGCGTGCCTCCGCATAAACGTGGTGCAGGTATCAGTTCCGCGTTTCACCGGTTCGCGATGTTGGCGCTGGCGACGCAGCAGGATGAGCCGCTGCGAGTTTCGACAGTCGAACTGGATAGTCCGGAGCGGCCGTACGCAGTTGAGACCGTCGCGCGGATGCAGGAACAACTCGGCGCTGATTACCGTTTGTTCTTTGTCATGGGAGCTGATTCGTGGTCAGAGATTACGACCTGGCGCGAATGGCAGCGGTTGCTGACAATGTGCGATCACATCGTCGTCACCCGGCCAGGCTACGAACTGAATAAGTCGGCGGCGGTAGCCAACCTGATCGATCTTCGGGGAACGACCGATGAAGAGATTAACGCTCTGGTCAGTGAGTCAGAATCGCCTCGAGTGTTTGTGACGGATGCGGTGTTCGAGGACGTTTCGGCTACTGCGATTCGGGCCGCGGCGAGACAGGGAGACACGAACGCATTAATAAAATTGGTGCCGCCCGAAGTGGCGAGCTACATTGAGAAATACAGACTTTACAGGAATTAGATGAGTCAGAATTTGAAAGAAAAGGTCTTGAGTTCTGAAGTGCAGGCAGCGAGCACCGGCCGGCGCGCCGGTGCGTCCGAGCCTGCGAATCCGGCTGATTTCGACGAGCGGATTCGTCGCGCGCTGCACGCGGCCGCCGAAAAGAAGGCGCTTGATTTGACGGTGTTGGATCTGCGCGGCGTTGCGACGTTCACGGATTACTTCATCATCTCGACGGGCGCGAACAAGCGGCAGATGCAGGCGATCGCTGATGAAATTGTCGATCAGTTGAAGCGGCGCGGCTCGCGGGCGGCGCGCGTCGAAGGCTATCAGGGCGCCGAATGGATTCTGGTGGATTACGGCGACTTTATCGTGCATGTGTTCGATGAGAAGTCGCGACGCTTTTATGACCTTGAGTATCTGTGGCGTGAAGCGAAGCGTCTGAACGTGTCGCCGGAGTTGCTGGAATCTGTGATCTCAAATCTGAAATCTGAGAGCTCAAATTCTGCGACCCAGAGTTCTTTGAAAGAGGAATAGTGCTCGAACTGGTGGCGTTGTCGGAAGCGATGCGCGAAGCGGCTGCGATGGCCGAACGCGTCGCCGCCACTGACGCCAACGTGCTGGTCACCGGCGAGTCAGGCGCAGGCAAGGACGCCTTGGCTACCTTCATCCATGCGCAGTCGCGGCGCGCGCACCAGGCTTTCGTAAAGATTGATTGCGCGACCTTGCCGGCGGACCTGCTCGAAGCCGAGTTATTCGGCTACGAACGCGGCGCGTTTACCGGCGCTGGGGAAGCGAAGCCCGGGCGTTTGGAAGCGGCGCATCGCGGGACGCTGGTGCTGGATGAAATTGCGCACCTGCCGCTCGACGCGCAGGCGAAGCTTTTGCGCGTGATCGAGCAGCGCGAGTTTGAACGGCTCGGCGGTCGCAAGACGATTTCAGTGGATGCGCGGCTAATCGCACTGACGAACGCTGACTTGAAAAATGCAGTCGAGCGTCGCGCGTTTCGAGACGATCTGTTTTATCGGCTGAACGTCGTCCACATTGTGGTGCCGCCGTTACGCGACCGGCAGAAGGATTTGGAGCCATTGGCGCGGTTGTTCGCGGCCATGTACGCGCAGAAGCACGGCACGCGCGCGAAAAAGATTTCGCCGGAGGCGCTGCGATTTTTGAAAAGTTATGATTTCCCCGGCAACGTTCGCGAGCTTGCGAACATCATTGAGCGCGCGGTGATCGTGGCTGATGGTTTGAGCATTGAGCCTGCGCATTTGCCGGAAGGCTTGCGCGCTGCCGCCGAGCGCCGCGCCCGAGAGAATCGCCCGCTGACGCTGGCGGAGATCGAAGCGAACTACATCCGCGAGGTTCTGGCGGCGGCGAAGGGGAACAAAACGGAAGCGGCGCGCATACTCGGTATCAGCCGCAAGAACTTGTACGAGCGGCTGGCGCGGGAAGAACAGACTTCAGCGGTCAGACATCAGACGTCCGACGACAGCAAAGACAAGGCGATGTCTGACATCTGATGTCTGATATCTAACGTCTGTTATGAAGCTTCGCTTCATCTGGCCGGGCAAGACTAAGGATGAGCGGCTGCGGTCGCTGATTGAGGATTACTTAAAACGGCTCTCGCGATTTGCGCGCAGTGAGATTGTCGAAGTCAAAGAGAGCCGGACCCGAGACGCAGGGGCAGTTACCAAAGAATCGCAAAGGATAATCGATGCGATTGGAGATTCAACCGCCGCGGTCTTGCTGGATTTGAATGGCAGCGATTGGAGTTCGCATGACTTGGCCAGGCAGGTGCAGCGCTGGGAGAACGACGGGACAAAGGAAGTGGCGATTGTGATTGGTGGTCCCGAAGGAGTTTCGACGGAGGTGCAATCACGAGCGAATGTGCGTTGGCGTTTGTCGCGGCTAACTCTGACGCATGAAATGGCGCGCGTGCTCGCCGTCGAACAGCTTTATCGCGCCTTTGCGATTAATCGCGGATTGCCTTATCAGAAATAATTTCATTTGAGGAGTTTGAACGCACTAATGGATAAGAGAAAAGCAAAAACGTATCAGGACAAATTGACCGAGCGGCGCGTAGCGCTGGTGGGCCAGGTACAGGCGGCCGAAGCCTACAGCCGTGAACGCGATGCTGAAGCTACGCAGGATCCGGCCGACATGGCCGCGAACGCTTACACGAAAGAGTTGTTGATGTCGATGTCCACCAACGATCGGCAACTCCTGGATTCGATTGATGCCGCACTCGCGCGCATTTCTGAGGGCGAGTACGGTAAATGCATAAATTGCGGCGAACCGATTCTCGAGAAGCGTCTGGAAGCGGTGCCGTGGGCCCGTCACTGCATCCGTTGCCAGGATATGATTGAGCGTGGCCAGTTGGCCGAAGACGAGGAGTAAGCTTCACCGTATTTCGCTAGCTGTGACATAATCCGCGGCCTCCCAACGGGTGGCCGCGTTTTTTGTGTGAACGATGTCGAATGTGACTGCCAGCGTAATCAGCGGTGCTTACGACTCAGTGCTGGCACTGGTCTATCCGCAGCGATGTAGTGCATGCGATCGATCGGTTGATTCGCGTCACGATGGAGTCGCTTGTTCCAGCTGTTGGGACGCGACGCGCATTTTCGGGGAGGGTGATACGCTGTGCTGGAAATGCGGGGCCTTAAGCACGGCCACTGTTGCCGAAGAGAAGCGGCAGACGGTTCGTTGTGGACGATGTGACGCGGACAGTTTCACCGGCGCGCGCGCCTGCGGATTGTACGAAGGGGCTTTGCGGGCTTCGATCCTGGCGTTGAAACGCGAGCCAACCGTGGCGCGGCGGCTGCTTCAAACATTGCGACAGACCCAACAACGCGCGCCTTTGGCCGAGGTTGATCTGATCGTTCCGGTTCCGTTGCACGCCTCGCGCGAACGCGAGCGAGGTTTCAACCAGGCGGTAGTGTTGGCGCGCGAA
It encodes:
- the obgE gene encoding GTPase ObgE — encoded protein: MFIDRAKIRVQGGNGGNGVTAFRREKFVPRGGPSGGDGGRGGDVWLVADASLNTLLHLRYNPLHVAGRGMHGEGSNRSGKEGGDAIVRVPLGTQIFDPQTNELFCDLQEDGARWLAARGGRGGFGNAHFATSTNRAPRYHQEGSPGEEFEFQLELKLLADVGLVGFPNAGKSTFISVVSAAHPKIADYPFTTLEPHLGVVDLGDFRTFVIADIPGLIEGAHEGHGLGDRFLRHVERTKLLLHLVDVSSASGRDSVSDYEVINRELEAYDEQLGERAQFVVATKMDALDDPSRLERLRERAQQDGRPFFAISAVAGTGVRELLSAIARELEEMRANVNTDRPYHADESLLVSSSATRF
- a CDS encoding TraR/DksA family transcriptional regulator; this translates as MDKRKAKTYQDKLTERRVALVGQVQAAEAYSRERDAEATQDPADMAANAYTKELLMSMSTNDRQLLDSIDAALARISEGEYGKCINCGEPILEKRLEAVPWARHCIRCQDMIERGQLAEDEE
- the nadD gene encoding nicotinate-nucleotide adenylyltransferase; translation: MEAKRAAIYGGTFDPLHNGHLKVARRVQKLFGLDELFFVPACVPPHKRGAGISSAFHRFAMLALATQQDEPLRVSTVELDSPERPYAVETVARMQEQLGADYRLFFVMGADSWSEITTWREWQRLLTMCDHIVVTRPGYELNKSAAVANLIDLRGTTDEEINALVSESESPRVFVTDAVFEDVSATAIRAAARQGDTNALIKLVPPEVASYIEKYRLYRN
- the rsfS gene encoding ribosome silencing factor produces the protein MSQNLKEKVLSSEVQAASTGRRAGASEPANPADFDERIRRALHAAAEKKALDLTVLDLRGVATFTDYFIISTGANKRQMQAIADEIVDQLKRRGSRAARVEGYQGAEWILVDYGDFIVHVFDEKSRRFYDLEYLWREAKRLNVSPELLESVISNLKSESSNSATQSSLKEE
- a CDS encoding 23S rRNA (pseudouridine(1915)-N(3))-methyltransferase RlmH, with amino-acid sequence MKLRFIWPGKTKDERLRSLIEDYLKRLSRFARSEIVEVKESRTRDAGAVTKESQRIIDAIGDSTAAVLLDLNGSDWSSHDLARQVQRWENDGTKEVAIVIGGPEGVSTEVQSRANVRWRLSRLTLTHEMARVLAVEQLYRAFAINRGLPYQK
- a CDS encoding sigma-54 dependent transcriptional regulator; this encodes MLELVALSEAMREAAAMAERVAATDANVLVTGESGAGKDALATFIHAQSRRAHQAFVKIDCATLPADLLEAELFGYERGAFTGAGEAKPGRLEAAHRGTLVLDEIAHLPLDAQAKLLRVIEQREFERLGGRKTISVDARLIALTNADLKNAVERRAFRDDLFYRLNVVHIVVPPLRDRQKDLEPLARLFAAMYAQKHGTRAKKISPEALRFLKSYDFPGNVRELANIIERAVIVADGLSIEPAHLPEGLRAAAERRARENRPLTLAEIEANYIREVLAAAKGNKTEAARILGISRKNLYERLAREEQTSAVRHQTSDDSKDKAMSDI
- a CDS encoding ComF family protein; protein product: MSNVTASVISGAYDSVLALVYPQRCSACDRSVDSRHDGVACSSCWDATRIFGEGDTLCWKCGALSTATVAEEKRQTVRCGRCDADSFTGARACGLYEGALRASILALKREPTVARRLLQTLRQTQQRAPLAEVDLIVPVPLHASRERERGFNQAVVLARELARATKLPIDEYSLVRRVYTERHRAGMDARARLDSVEGAFEIRRAEPIAGRRVLLIDDVFTTGATVSECAAVLKSAGGTDVYVLTIARA